In one window of Methanomassiliicoccales archaeon DNA:
- a CDS encoding ATPase domain-containing protein, producing the protein MAVSPGTRCCTGMECIDRIVGGGFPAGGMISVTGPCGSGKTLFALEYLIRGGMNGQKGMYISTVHGTDKLMTYLPKLDYADPKIFEKGAVVLKHIDEMGSGERDDGKITKTEAFAMVSDIAEAIKTGKITRLVLDATNPIVVEMEEWVARSFLLSLSKALFEAECTALLIIEGEGVDSQEHMMSDGIIKLGNAVRRGDNFQVLEIVKMAGAAHSRAKYVMDLTPEGMLITPMLRGV; encoded by the coding sequence ATGGCCGTATCCCCCGGGACGAGATGCTGCACCGGCATGGAGTGCATCGACCGCATAGTGGGTGGAGGATTCCCTGCTGGCGGGATGATATCCGTCACCGGTCCATGTGGGTCAGGGAAGACGCTTTTCGCTTTGGAATACCTTATCCGCGGGGGAATGAACGGTCAGAAAGGCATGTACATCTCCACCGTGCATGGCACGGATAAACTGATGACCTACCTGCCGAAGCTGGACTACGCCGATCCCAAGATATTCGAGAAGGGGGCGGTCGTCCTGAAGCACATCGACGAGATGGGGTCCGGGGAGAGGGACGACGGTAAGATCACGAAAACCGAAGCGTTCGCCATGGTCTCCGATATTGCTGAAGCGATCAAGACCGGTAAGATCACCCGACTGGTGCTGGACGCCACCAACCCCATCGTAGTTGAGATGGAGGAATGGGTCGCCAGATCGTTCCTGTTATCATTGTCGAAAGCGCTCTTCGAGGCCGAGTGCACCGCTCTTCTGATCATCGAGGGCGAGGGCGTCGATTCCCAAGAGCATATGATGTCCGACGGGATCATCAAATTGGGGAACGCCGTCAGGCGCGGAGATAACTTCCAGGTGCTGGAGATAGTGAAGATGGCCGGAGCGGCGCACTCGCGCGCCAAGTACGTCATGGACCTGACGCCGGAAGGAATGCTCATCACTCCGATGCTCAGGGGGGTGTGA